The genomic window GCGATCGCCGAGATAGTCTTCACCGGCGTCCAGACCGGGCCGTTGGCGACCGCCGACGGTGAGGTTCCACCGTCCGGTCGCACGGTGACGTTCCCGCTCATCGACACCTTCACCCTGCGCGACGGCAAGGTTGGTGAGCATCGCGTCTATTGGGACAATGTCAGCTTCCTGACCCAGCTCGGCCTGATGCCCGCCCAGGGCTGAGCGGCCCATTCGACGCGAGACCCCTGCGGCTCCGGCCGGAGGGGTCTTTCGTTGTTCGTGCCGGTGGTCGGTGTGCAGTTTTCTGGACATTTCGCCTGCGGTTCGGGCCATAACCTCCCAGGCATGACCTCTGATTCAACGTCCACAGGTGGTTCGGGGACGCGGCGCGCGCGGTTGGGTTGGGTGCTCACCCTCGCGGCGACCGTTCTGCCCGGCTTCACGGCGACAGCACCACCCGCGGCGGCCGACCCAGCCGGCTACCACATCTACGCCCACGGCTTCCTCAGCAACGGCATTGCCGGCTACAACGCTTCCGACACAGACCAGCCGACGCCGATCCAGGGCAAGCCGATGCCCGGCGCGCTGAACTGGCCGCAGGCGCCTACCCCGGACGGCCGGTTCCTGTTCGTCGCCCCGGGAACGAACCCCCAGCTGATCCCCTACGCCATAGGCGCCGATGGCGAACTCACCGAGGGGACGCCGCTCGCGATGCCCGATGTCCCGGTGGACATCATCTTCGCGCCGAACAACCGCGACGCCTTCGTCGTCGTCGGCCTGCGGAATGCGCAGGTGGTGCCGGTGCGCATCGGCGCTGACGGAACTCCCACCCGCAACGGTTCGCCCATGCCTTTCGGGGAGTCGCTCGACGGTGTCGCCTCGGGGACCGTCTCGCCGGACGGCAAGCAGTTGTACGTGGCCAGCCTGCTACCCCGTCAGCTTCTGGTGTTCGACATCAATGCCGATGGGTCGGTTTCCCCGGTCAAGCAGCGGGTGTCGACCGGGTTGAATCCGATCTATCCGCGGGTCACCCCGGACGGCAGACACGTGTATGTCATCAACGAGATCAGCGGTTCGGTGTCCGGCTTCGCGCGGGCCGGGGACGGCACGCTCACGGAGGTCGGAGGGTCGCCGTTCCCGACCGGCATGCTGCCGCACGTCACGAGCATCACGCCCGACGGTCGCTTCCTGTATGTGCCGAACATGGGGTCGGGTCACATCAGCTCCTTCGCGGTGGAGCCGAACGGTGTGCTCACCCCGCTGTCCGATGTCGCTTTCGCCCCGGAGAAGCCCGGCACTTTCGCCGAATCGTCGGTGATGTCGCCGAGCGGTGAGGTGCTGTGGGCGCTGGGTACCGACCCGTTGCGCGGCGGCGAGGAGATCCTGCGGCGGTTCACAGTCGGCTCCGACGGTGTCCTCGCCCTGGATGAATCGGTCGCGGTCTACACCGGCACCTATGTTGCCGACGGTCGAACGTTGTCGCTGGTTCCACGACGCTGATCTGACGCACTAGGCCCCTCCGCCGTCGGCCGGAGGGGCCTTTCGCGTGTCGGCGCTATGCGCAGCATCACCGCAGTTACGCAACTAAGTTAATTAATTTAGTTGTATGGTTGGCTAATGACTTCCGCACCGTCCACCGCGCGAGAACTGGGTGAAGTCCTGCATCCGATCGCCCGGCGCCTGCTCGCCGGCCGGACGATCTCGGCAGGCAAGCTCGGCGTCCTCGGCTATCTGTCCACCCACGGCCGAGCCACCGCGACCACGCTGGCGACCGTCCAGACCGTCAGCCCCCAAGCCATCGCCACGGCCGTGCGCGAACTCGAAGCCCTCGCGCTCGTCGTGCGCACCCCCGACAGCGAGGACCGCCGTCGGATCTGGGTCGAGCTGACCGACGCGGGCCGCGACCGGCTCGTCGAGGAGCGGGCGGTGGGGTTGGACTGGCTGGCGCGCGCCATCGACCAGCGACTCACCGACGAGGAACGTGACGCCCTCGGCTTGGCGCTGCCCGCGTTGCGGAAATTGGCCGCCGCGGGGCCGATCGAATGATCGCCCCGCGCCGATTGACCCCCGCTCTCGTCTACACCGCCCTTACTTCGGCCATCGTCAGCTCGCTCGGCATGTTGCTGGTGCCCGCGATCTCGCGCGACATGAATGTCGACGTGAGCGCGGCGCAATGGATGCTCACCGTCAACCTGCTGGTCGGCGCGGTGACAACCCCGGTCATGGGCAGGCTCAGCGACGGCCCGCACAAGAAGCGGCTGCTGCTGTGGTCGTTGACCATCATTTCGATCGGGTCGGTCGTGGCGGCCGTGGCCACCGATTTCGCGGTGTTCCTGATCGGACGCGCGTTGCAAGGACTCAGTTACGGGATCGTGCCGGTGACCATCGCGCTCGCCCGCCGCTATCTGCCCGCCGACGAAGTGCGCAACGGCATCTCGACCCTGTCGGTCACGGTGACCGCCGGGCTCGGGCTCGGCTACCCGCTCACCGGCATCTTCGCCGATGTCTTCAGTTATCGCTTCGCCTTCTGGGCGGCAGCATTGTTCCTGCTGACGACCGTGCTCGTGGTCTGGAAAGTGGTGCCGGACGGCCCGGACGAGCGGGCACCACGCACGTCGTTCGACCTGCGTGGTGCCCTGCTGCTCGGTGGTGGTCTCGCGGCGTTGCTGCTCGTCGCCGGTGAAGGTTCGCGGTGGGGGTGGGGTTCGCCGTGGACGATCGGCCTGCTCGTCGTCTCCCTGGCGATCCTGACAGCGTGGGCGTTGGTGGAACTGCGCACCGAGCACGCGCTGGTCGATCTGGGGGTGCTGCGTGCAGGTGACGCGCTGGTTGCCAACGGCACCGCCATCGGACTCGGCGCCGCGATGTACGCCTGCCTGTCGATCGCCAGTCTGATCGCGCAGGCACCCGCCACCACCGGCTACGGCATCGCGATGCCACTGTTCTGGGCCGGATTCGTCATGCTGCCGCTGTCGGTCGGCAGTTTCGCGGCGAACCGGGTTGTCCGGGTGGCCTCGGCCCGTACCCCCATGCGCGCCTTGCTGATTCCCGGCGCCGCTCTGGTCACCGCGTCCAGCCTGCTGCTGTGGCTAGCCCACGACGAGCTCTGGGAGATTCTCCTCGGCATGTTCGGCTTCGGCGCGGGCATCGGCACGACCTATGCGGCGATGCCGGCACTGATCGCGCGCAGTGTCGCCGACCGTGAGCTCGGCAGCGCCGTGAGCTTCAACCAAGTTCTGCGTACCGTCGGCGGCTCGTTCGGTAGCGCCATGTCCGGCGCGATCCTCGCCGCCCACCTCGCCCCCGACGGCTACCCGAGTAGTACCGGAATCGGCATCGCACTGGCGGTCGGTGCCGTCGGCTGCACCGCGGTACTCACCGTTCTCCTGGCCGCCCACCTGATGACGCGGCGCGAGCGTGAGAGGTCACCTCACTGACGAGGGTGTGGAGCGAGGCCTGTCAGGACCGGCAAATGGGGATCGGCCGCGGTCGCTACCGGGCAACCGCCCATCCCGCTCGCCGCGCCGGTGATGACGGCGACCTTGCCGTCCAGCAGGTTCACAGCGGCCACTGCAGGTGTTTGACTTCGAAGAATTCGCGGAATCCTTCTTCGCCGCCTTCCCGGCCGATGCCGCTGTGGCCGGGGCCGCCCCAGGGGGCGTCGGGGCGCATGCCGCCGCCACCGTTGATGGTGACGGTGCCCGAGCGCAGCCGCCGGGCGAACTCGATCGCGGCGGGCGTCGGTCCCCAGACGTTGGCGTTGAGGGCGTATTTGACGTCGTTGGCCATGCGGACGGCGTCGTCGAGGTCGGTATAGGGCATGACGACGCCGACGGGGGCGAACAGTTCTTCCTGGGCGATCTCGGCTTCGTTCGGCACACCGGTCACCAGGGTCGGCTCGAGGAAGAATCCGTCGTCGAGGCCTGCCGGTCGGCCGCCACCGACGGGGATGTCGGCGCCCGCGTCACGTGCTCGGGCGAGGAACCCTTCGACGTTGGCGCGGTGTTCACCGGTGATGAGTGGGCCGAGGACGGTGTCGGGTGCGAGCGGGTCACCGACGGTGAGGGTGCGCAGGAACGCGCCCGAACGCTCGACGTATTCGTCGAAATCAGCCTGCGGCACCAGGGTTCGTGTGGTCGCTCCGCAAGCTTGGCCGCTGTTACGGGTGAACCGCAGCGCCGAGGCGGGGACCGCGCGTTCCAGGTCGGTGCCAGGCAGCACGATGTTGGGTGACTTGCCGCCGAGCTCGAGAACCACCTTCTTCAGCGTCGGTGCGGCCAAGGTGAGGATCGTGCTGCCGACGGCGGGGGAGCCGGTGAAGGTGACCATGTCGACGTCGGCAGCGGTGACGACCTGTTCGGTGACCGCCGGTGGTCCGAACACGAAATTGACCGCACCCGCGGGGAATCCGGCTTCCGCGACCAGCCTGACGAACGCGGCGGTGAGCAGCACTGCTTTGGGCGAGGTGACCAGTACGGTGGAACAGCCCGCGGCGAGGGCGGCGCCGAGTTTGTAGGCGCTCATCATGATCGGCACGTTGTAGGCGACGATCGCGGCGACCACGCCCGCGGGTTGGCGCAGCAGCAGGCTGCTGGTGGTGATCGGGTCGTGGTCGAGCGGCATGGGCTGTTCGTAGCCGTCGCGGGGGCCCCGGATGGCGGCGTCGGCGAACCAGCGGAAGAACTTCGCGGGCAGGTCGACGTGGAGGGTGGCTCCGCTGCTGATCGGGGTACCGATCTCGGTGGCCGCGAGCCCGACCAGTTCTTCGCGGTTCTCCTCGAGCAGGTCGGCGAGGCGGTGCAGCAGGGCGCCGCGCTCGGCGGGACCGAGACGGCTCCACGCACCACCGTCGAAGGCGCGCCGGGCAGCGGTGACGGCCGCGGTCACCTGGGCGGGGCCGCTGGCGGGGGTGAGCGCCACCTGGAGTCCGGTCGCGGGGTTGATCGTGGCGATGGCGTCGCCGCCACCACCGCTCCAACGACCGTCGATGTAACTCGCGGCCGCGCCGATCACAGTTGTCATGCGTGAATCCTTTTAGGGTAGAAATCAATTCGAGAAGGGGGCGGTCATCCCGCCGGATAGCCGCCGTCGACGACGAATTCGCCGCCGGTGGCGTAGGCGGCACGGTCGGACAGCAGCCGGCACGCCATCTCCGCGATCTCCCGGGGCTGGGCGAGCCGGGCCGAGGGGATGCGCGCCATGATGGTGTCGCCGCTGCGGCGCATGGCGTCCTTCATCAGGTCGGTGTCGGTGTAGCCGGCGCAAACCGCCTTGATCCGGATGGTCGACGCGTATTCGATGGCGGCGGTCTTGGCCGATCTGCCTCGTTCCGAGGTCTGGCCGCGTCGCCTCCCGGCTGTGGCCGGTGCGGCTGGTCAGGGACGGGCATCGAGGCCGCCGCGGCCGGCGCCGACGGCGGTCTCCGAGGGCAATTCACCGAACCGTTCGCGGTACTGCTGCGCGAAGCGGCCGAGGTGGAAAAAGCCCCACTTCATCGCCGCGTCGCTCACCGAAGCCGCTCTGCCGGAAGCCAGTTCGTCACGCACCCGGTCGAGTCGCACCGATCGGACATAGGTGCTGGGCGACATGCCTACCGCGTCGCGGAACCCCAGTTGGAGCGCTCGGGCAGTGACCCCTGCGCGGGCGGCGAGTTCGGCGGTCGAGATGTCGGCGTCGGGATGAGCGTGGATGTAGGCGACCGCCTCGCGCACCCGCGCGTGTCCGATGCTCGGTGCGGAGCCGGTCAGTATCGGTGTCAGCTGGCTCGGTGCGGTGAGCAGAATCTGTGTCATCAGCGTCGACTCGAGCTCGCGGCAGGCCAGTGGCATCGTCGACACCCCGCCTTCGCGGGCAAGTTCGTCGTAGACGAACCGGGTCGAGGCCAGCAGGGCGCGGCCCGCGGGGGAAACGATGGGAAAGGTGAGGTCGAACCGGACCGGCTCGGTGTCCCGGCGGCCGAGCAGCCGAGCCGCGTGACGTTCGAACGGCATTCGGCGCAGGTTGATGTGATAGTGCGCGGCGTCGGCGCTCCAGCGGATGGACACCGGGGCGTCGTGCACGAACGCCACTCCGGCCTCACCCGCGCCGAAGGATCGGTGCGTGCCGCGTTGTGCCACCGTGCTCTGTCCCGCGACGGACAGATTCACGTGGTAGCACGTCTGCATCGGTGGTCCGTCGATGCGGGCGTCGGTGCCGTAGGCCATCCGGCCGACGGTCAGGCTTTCCGACCGCACCGCCTCGAGGGCGAAGTCGATCCCGCGACGCTCGTCGAGGACGAGCTCGTGGTGGGCGAAGGTGGCGGCCACGTGATCGTGGGCGGCTGCCGGATCTTCCGTGCGAAAGGTGCTCACGCACGCCGCGGGTGCTGACAACAACGGCAGACCCTCCTTTCAGGCGTGGTAGGTATCACATTGAATATAATATACTTTCTTTTACTCGATCGTGCTTCGTTTGGCGGACAGCGTGCCTTCGCCGAGTGGATTGTGACCCAGATCTCTCGATCCTAGCGTCGTCCTCACGGCACTCGGCCGCACAATCCATCGCCCTAGGAGGACCCGCAATGGCTGACGCACCGACACCACTCGAGGTGAACCGCGAACCTCGCGAGGGCACCTGTCCACGATGCGGCGCCGCCGAACTGCGCGCGTACCCCGTTGTCGCCGAACAGGGCTGGGTGCAGGTGGTCAAGTGCCAGCACTGCCTGCATTCCGTGACGCGGGAACCGTGGTATCGGCTCGGTCCCATCCAGCTGCTCGCAGACCTGGTCTGAGAACCGAACTACTTCAGGAGTGACCATGATCGCAGTCGATGTGGGCGGCACGTTCACCGACGTCGTCGCCTGGCGCGACGGACGGATCCACACCGCCAAGATTTCCACCGACTACGCCGAGGTCGCGGGCCCGGTTCTGCGTGGCGCCGAGGAGCTGGGCGTGGCGGACGCGGCCGTATTCAACCACGCCAGCACGCACGGCCTCAACGCCGTGATCACCCGGCAGCTGCCCAAGATCGGCTTTCTGACCACGGAGGGCCACCGCGACATCCTCGACATGGGCCGCGTCTGGCGCCCGGCCGAGGCCATTCTCGATCCGCACTGGCGGCGCAGTTTCGGCGACGCGTCCAGGCCGCTGGTGCAGCGCTACCTGCGGCGCGGCATCCACGAGCGGATCACCGCCGACGGCGGAGTACTCTTCGCACTCGACGAGGACCAGGCAAGGACCGAACTCGAGGTGCTGCGGCGGTGCGAGGTCGCCGGCGTCGCGATCTGCCTGATCAACGCCTACGTCGACCCCGTGCACGAAGTGCGGCTGCGCGAACTGGTGCGCGAGGTGCTCGGCGACGTGCCCTGCTCGATCTCGAGCGAGGTGTCGCCGCTGGCCAAGGAATACGCCCGTGCCTCCACCACGGTGATCGACACGCTGATGAAGATCATCTACTCCGATTACACCGCGGGCCTGGAGAAGGGCCTGAGCGAACTCGGTTTCGCCGGTCAGCTCAACTTCGCCGATTGCGCGGCGACCCTGGTCCCCTCGGCACAGGCGATGGAGCAGCCGTTCCGGATCGTATTCTCCGGCCCCGCTGCGGGAACCGTCGCCTGCGCGCATTTCGGCGCGCTGATCGAGGAGAACGACCTGCTGTGTGCCGACGTGGGCGGCACCTCATGTGACATCAGCGTGGTCAGCGGCGGCGAACCGTTCGTCGACACCACCTTCGAACTCGAGCACGACCTCGTGGTCAACGCCCTCGCCAACGACATCTCCAGCATCGGCGCGGGCGGCGGCAGCATCGTGTCGATCGGTGCCGCAGGCGAGATCCAGGTCGGACCCGACAGTGCGAGGGCGCAGCCCGGACCGGCCTGCTACGGCCGCGGCGGCACCCAGCCGACGACGACCGACACCTGCCTGCTGATCGGAATCCTGAACGCCGACGACTTCGCCGGCGGCGAACTGCAGCTCGACGCCGACGCCGCACGGCGGGCCTTCGAGTCCCTCGACACCGAGCTGGATCTGGCTCGTCGTGTTCGCTACGCCTACGAGATGGCGGTCAACAACATGGCCGAGGGCGTGTTCAACGTCGCCATCAAGAACGGTGTCGATCCCCGCGACTACAGCCTGGTCGCCTTCGGTGCCGCGGGTCCGATGCTGCTGCCCGCGGTGCTCGACACGGTGCAGTGCAAACAGGTGATCGTGCCACCGAACCCCGGCCTGTTCTCCGCGGTCGGATTGCTTTCCACCGACCAGGTTTTCACGGTCGACCGCAGCGCGTACCTCATGCTCACCGGGGAGGCGGCTCCCGCGATCGACGCGTTGTTCGCCGAGATGGAGGAACAGTTGCGGGCGCGCACGGGCGGCGGGTCGGTGCGGATGCTACGCAGCATGGACGCCCATCTGGCCGGACAGAGCTGGGAAACCCCGTTCGTGCCCGTGCCGAGCGGCACGATCGACGATGCCGCCGTCGCCACCATCGTGTCGGCCTTCTACGACACCTACGAGGCCCGCTCGGGCAACCGCTTCGAGATCATGCCCGTCGAAGGCGTGACGTTCCGGGTGCGCGCGGTGCTCGACACCCCCAAAGTCGAATACGCCGAACTCCCGAGCCGGTCGGCGGCAGACGGGCCTCTCACCCCGATCCGCACCGTGACCCTGCGGTACCTGGGTGACCTCGACGCGGACGGCGTCGGCGCCCAGCAGGCCCACGTCTACGACCGCACGAGCCTGCGAGCCGGCGATCTGCTCGACGGCCCCGCCGTGGTCGAGGAAGAACTGTCGACCACTCACATCGGCGCGGGGCAGCAGGCCATCGTCGGCGAGTACGGCGAAATCGTGATCCGGAGGAAGTGACATGTCCAGTCCCACCATCCCCACCGCCCCCCGGCTGCGAGACCTCTCCGACGCGCATTTCCGCGAGCGCTACGGCGCCGACCGGTTCAGCGCGACGGTGATCACCAACCGGCTGCGCTACGCCGTCGAGCACATGTCCACCGGTTTCAT from Nocardia bhagyanarayanae includes these protein-coding regions:
- a CDS encoding AraC family transcriptional regulator, which encodes MLSAPAACVSTFRTEDPAAAHDHVAATFAHHELVLDERRGIDFALEAVRSESLTVGRMAYGTDARIDGPPMQTCYHVNLSVAGQSTVAQRGTHRSFGAGEAGVAFVHDAPVSIRWSADAAHYHINLRRMPFERHAARLLGRRDTEPVRFDLTFPIVSPAGRALLASTRFVYDELAREGGVSTMPLACRELESTLMTQILLTAPSQLTPILTGSAPSIGHARVREAVAYIHAHPDADISTAELAARAGVTARALQLGFRDAVGMSPSTYVRSVRLDRVRDELASGRAASVSDAAMKWGFFHLGRFAQQYRERFGELPSETAVGAGRGGLDARP
- a CDS encoding MarR family winged helix-turn-helix transcriptional regulator, with the protein product MTSAPSTARELGEVLHPIARRLLAGRTISAGKLGVLGYLSTHGRATATTLATVQTVSPQAIATAVRELEALALVVRTPDSEDRRRIWVELTDAGRDRLVEERAVGLDWLARAIDQRLTDEERDALGLALPALRKLAAAGPIE
- a CDS encoding aldehyde dehydrogenase family protein gives rise to the protein MTTVIGAAASYIDGRWSGGGGDAIATINPATGLQVALTPASGPAQVTAAVTAARRAFDGGAWSRLGPAERGALLHRLADLLEENREELVGLAATEIGTPISSGATLHVDLPAKFFRWFADAAIRGPRDGYEQPMPLDHDPITTSSLLLRQPAGVVAAIVAYNVPIMMSAYKLGAALAAGCSTVLVTSPKAVLLTAAFVRLVAEAGFPAGAVNFVFGPPAVTEQVVTAADVDMVTFTGSPAVGSTILTLAAPTLKKVVLELGGKSPNIVLPGTDLERAVPASALRFTRNSGQACGATTRTLVPQADFDEYVERSGAFLRTLTVGDPLAPDTVLGPLITGEHRANVEGFLARARDAGADIPVGGGRPAGLDDGFFLEPTLVTGVPNEAEIAQEELFAPVGVVMPYTDLDDAVRMANDVKYALNANVWGPTPAAIEFARRLRSGTVTINGGGGMRPDAPWGGPGHSGIGREGGEEGFREFFEVKHLQWPL
- a CDS encoding MFS transporter, coding for MIAPRRLTPALVYTALTSAIVSSLGMLLVPAISRDMNVDVSAAQWMLTVNLLVGAVTTPVMGRLSDGPHKKRLLLWSLTIISIGSVVAAVATDFAVFLIGRALQGLSYGIVPVTIALARRYLPADEVRNGISTLSVTVTAGLGLGYPLTGIFADVFSYRFAFWAAALFLLTTVLVVWKVVPDGPDERAPRTSFDLRGALLLGGGLAALLLVAGEGSRWGWGSPWTIGLLVVSLAILTAWALVELRTEHALVDLGVLRAGDALVANGTAIGLGAAMYACLSIASLIAQAPATTGYGIAMPLFWAGFVMLPLSVGSFAANRVVRVASARTPMRALLIPGAALVTASSLLLWLAHDELWEILLGMFGFGAGIGTTYAAMPALIARSVADRELGSAVSFNQVLRTVGGSFGSAMSGAILAAHLAPDGYPSSTGIGIALAVGAVGCTAVLTVLLAAHLMTRRERERSPH
- a CDS encoding lactonase family protein produces the protein MTSDSTSTGGSGTRRARLGWVLTLAATVLPGFTATAPPAAADPAGYHIYAHGFLSNGIAGYNASDTDQPTPIQGKPMPGALNWPQAPTPDGRFLFVAPGTNPQLIPYAIGADGELTEGTPLAMPDVPVDIIFAPNNRDAFVVVGLRNAQVVPVRIGADGTPTRNGSPMPFGESLDGVASGTVSPDGKQLYVASLLPRQLLVFDINADGSVSPVKQRVSTGLNPIYPRVTPDGRHVYVINEISGSVSGFARAGDGTLTEVGGSPFPTGMLPHVTSITPDGRFLYVPNMGSGHISSFAVEPNGVLTPLSDVAFAPEKPGTFAESSVMSPSGEVLWALGTDPLRGGEEILRRFTVGSDGVLALDESVAVYTGTYVADGRTLSLVPRR
- a CDS encoding hydantoinase/oxoprolinase family protein, whose protein sequence is MIAVDVGGTFTDVVAWRDGRIHTAKISTDYAEVAGPVLRGAEELGVADAAVFNHASTHGLNAVITRQLPKIGFLTTEGHRDILDMGRVWRPAEAILDPHWRRSFGDASRPLVQRYLRRGIHERITADGGVLFALDEDQARTELEVLRRCEVAGVAICLINAYVDPVHEVRLRELVREVLGDVPCSISSEVSPLAKEYARASTTVIDTLMKIIYSDYTAGLEKGLSELGFAGQLNFADCAATLVPSAQAMEQPFRIVFSGPAAGTVACAHFGALIEENDLLCADVGGTSCDISVVSGGEPFVDTTFELEHDLVVNALANDISSIGAGGGSIVSIGAAGEIQVGPDSARAQPGPACYGRGGTQPTTTDTCLLIGILNADDFAGGELQLDADAARRAFESLDTELDLARRVRYAYEMAVNNMAEGVFNVAIKNGVDPRDYSLVAFGAAGPMLLPAVLDTVQCKQVIVPPNPGLFSAVGLLSTDQVFTVDRSAYLMLTGEAAPAIDALFAEMEEQLRARTGGGSVRMLRSMDAHLAGQSWETPFVPVPSGTIDDAAVATIVSAFYDTYEARSGNRFEIMPVEGVTFRVRAVLDTPKVEYAELPSRSAADGPLTPIRTVTLRYLGDLDADGVGAQQAHVYDRTSLRAGDLLDGPAVVEEELSTTHIGAGQQAIVGEYGEIVIRRK